A region of the Leptospira ryugenii genome:
GTTAACAAATGATTTTGATGAAAATTCCCTTCCTCTTTGTACAAATAATGCCAGAGTGGGTAGTATTTTTTTATTTCTTGGCTGGACTGTGAAATCAATACAGGGCGGTTGAGATTAAATAGTAAACTTGGCTCTATCCGAAAGCCATAGTGGGCAAATTGATCTGACCATGTGGCATATCCTTGCTCTGGATATGCCAAAGTGCTCCCATAAAATTTCAATCCATCTCGATCTCTCGATGTTTTTAAATTAAACTTAATTGAGTTGGCAAAAAATACCAACCTACCACCTGAAGCCAAAAAGGCATCCAGCCTTCTTTTTCCCACTTCACTCCAATTAGGCGATCCAATGATCAATAGTAGCTTTATTTCTGGAGAAATTTCTTGATCATTTAATGCAATAAATTGAGGAGGTCCGTATTCTTCTACGAAAACTTGATGAAAGAAAACTCCCCATGTATTGATACCTGATCCATTTCCAGGAACTGGAAAATCCAAACAACCTCGGTCAACTATGATGCCAATCTGTTGGCCAATTCTCCTTTGGTCAAATTTTCTTAGCACACGCATTATTTTTTCTTCTGCCTCTTCTACAAAGAAAAAATCTGAAATAGGAAATGATTCATTTCGATACCGAATCACAATTCCCATATAGGCCTCGCGAATAGATTTTGAGGATCCCACATTGTTTTGGATTTCATTGGCGATGAGGCCAACTTCGCTTGCCTGTTTACGAATCTCTGGTGAGGAGGAAGGATCCAAAAATTTGATTTTGATAAAATCTGGATTTAACTTTCTGAGCTCTCCCAAATAAAATTGAATGAGCTCCATTCGGGTTGAGTACTCAGGAGGAAGATCCGAAGAAAAGTAAGCATCAATGAATAAAGGACTTTGTAAGTCCTGAATCCGATTCTCCGTTGATTTAGAAAACTCAAAACGTACCGAATTGGAAATATCGGTTCGACAACTCAACTTACTCACCAATAGATTTGAAAGTATAAAAAATAGTACGATTTGTACCAGAAAGAAGTATTTCAAAGGGAATTTCAATTTCGTTCCCTCAGTTTCCAATATGTAAAAAATAAAAAAAGACCTGAAACCGAAATGAAAAAATAAAAATCATAAACATCTAATATACCCAATAAAAAAGTTTCCACATGCCTTTGAAGAGAAATGGATTGTAAGCTTGAAAATTGTTCAATTCCAATCAGATCCGTAAACTTTTGAATCCCAAAGAAGTATAGAGTAAACAACAGAAAAAATGAAAATACCATAGAAGCGATTTGTGTTTGAAAGAACAAAGAAATAAAAAACACAATCGAAAGATTTGTGGCACCTAACAAAAAAATTCCAAAATAGCCAGATAGGATTAATCCAAAATCAGGTCTCCCAAAAACAAAGGTTGTGATTGGAACCATTACTGTACTGAGAAGCGCTATAAATAGAAATGCTAAAAAAGCAACGTATTTGCCTAATACGATTTCCCAAGTAGCTAGAGGAAGCGTGAAAATTAATTCTATCGTCCCCATCTCCCGTTCTTCTGCCCAAACTCTCATTCCAATAGTAGGGATAAAGATTAGTAACATATAAGAGGTATATTGAAAGAAAAATGTAATATCAGAACTTCTTCGATCCCAAAATGAACTTGGACCAGCTCCGTAAAAAAAGAAAAGATTTTCGAGAAACATAAACAACAAAAGAATCGTAAAGCCCAAAGAAGTCCCAAATAGGATTTTCCATTCTTTATAGATAACAGCCGATAGTCTTTGGAAAGAAATCACTATTTGTTTGTTATTTCCTTGAATATTTTTTTTAGAGACTCTTCTGATTCTTGAAGTTCTCTGACCAAAATTTTGTTCTCTGAGCAAAGAAGATACAATTCTTCGATTTTTTTATCATTCAATGAAACTTCATACCGAAAGAATGAGTCTGCGCTTTTTGAAATTAGTTTCAGTTCGGAAAAGCCTGCCGATTTGAGCAAATGTAAAAAAGTATCATAGTCTTGGTTGGTTTGAATGAACACTTTGTCCTTTCTCTTCAATTCTTCTACTGAGTTATTTGCCAGCATTCTACCTTCTGAGAGGATAATCACATCATCACAAATTTCCTCCACCTCGCTCAAGCTATGCGTTGAAATCAAAACTGTTTTATCTTTACTCAAATTCTTGATGATTTTGTGTACTTGTCCGATTTGGATGGGATCGAGTCCATAACTTGGTTCATCCAAGAACAAGTAGTCCGGATCGCCTAATAAGGTGGAAGCCAAAGCCAATCGTTGGCGGAATCCTTTCGAAAGTGTGGCGACCAATTTGTTCCGAACATCCCCTAAGTCGAGTTCTTCCATCATCCTAGTTAATGCTCGATTGATCTGCTGGCTTGGAATGCCTTTTGCCTTCGCAAAGAACCACAATGACTCTTGTACGGATAGATCTCGGTAAACTGGTCCGTTTTCAGGAAGGTAGGCAATTTTTTCGCGGATGCCTTTCGGTAAAGTCTGGTAGACTTTTCCCTCCACTTCCATATAGCCTTGGTTTGCGCGGAAAAATCCTGCCAAAAGTCGCATAGAAGTTGTCTTTCCGGCCCCATTTGGGCCAAGCAGTGCCGTTAAACGCCCCGGTTTGAGATGGAAATCGAGCCCGGAGACTCCCCATTTTCCAAAAAACTGTTTTCCGAGTCCAACGGCGCGCACAGCTTCGATTCCGAGGTATGGGAAAGAAAAGCCAACCACAAAAAATGGCTTGCGGAAAAAGGACTGGGGGCCAAATTTCCAACATACTTGATGAGACATAATGTAGAAATGGATACCCTTTGGCCATGGGCTTAGAACTGATTTTATTACCTTTTCTTGCCAGCGTAGCCGTGACCATTGGTCTCAGACGACTCGACAAATCCAACACCAAACTCTCGCAATTAAAGCGTTATGCGACCAAACTCACAGAGGAAATCCATAATTCTGCTCTGGTAAAGATCCAATCTGTCAAAGATGCCGGCATTGACTTGGACATTTTGGTCAAACAATCGAGAAAGGTAGCTGAAGAAATCCAAAATTTAAGTGCCGAATCACGCGAGTTATTCGAAAAACTGAAATCTAATAAAGAATATTTATCTACCATCGCCGGGGAACTAGACCAAGTCGCCTATCTTGGCCAAGAAGTCAAAAAAGAAACTTCCATGATGGAGTCAGGTTTACAGCAAATCCATTCTCACAAACGAGAATTGGAAAATCTCTCTCTAATAATGGATCGGATTCAGGATGAGAGCCAGGAAATGGTCCATGAATTTGAATCCAAGCTAAACCAAAGATCGGATGAAATTTTGCAAAGTGTTGCCCACAAAATGGTTGAGCTGGAAGGTTTATTAGAAAGCAAATCAGAGTCTTTGGATGAATCGATCCAACACATCGCCAAACAAGCAAAAGAAAAACTTGTCTCCCATGCCGAAGTGATGGTGCAAGAATCTACTGGCAAGGTAGACCAAGTGAAAAGAGAAATCGATGCTCTTTTCGATTCCATGAGACTTGCTCAAAATGAATTAGACCTAAAGCTTACAAAATTTGAAGACACTTCTTCTTTGTTAGCCGACAAAGT
Encoded here:
- a CDS encoding GldG family protein; translation: MKFPLKYFFLVQIVLFFILSNLLVSKLSCRTDISNSVRFEFSKSTENRIQDLQSPLFIDAYFSSDLPPEYSTRMELIQFYLGELRKLNPDFIKIKFLDPSSSPEIRKQASEVGLIANEIQNNVGSSKSIREAYMGIVIRYRNESFPISDFFFVEEAEEKIMRVLRKFDQRRIGQQIGIIVDRGCLDFPVPGNGSGINTWGVFFHQVFVEEYGPPQFIALNDQEISPEIKLLLIIGSPNWSEVGKRRLDAFLASGGRLVFFANSIKFNLKTSRDRDGLKFYGSTLAYPEQGYATWSDQFAHYGFRIEPSLLFNLNRPVLISQSSQEIKKYYPLWHYLYKEEGNFHQNHLLTLNSNLLLVPWVSVMQIDLSFQVGMKSETILYSDLQIMKKSNVFQLDQLNQFSENEIIRNRIPLGVLTKGKINPYFSGTKSLVETEIFTLSSGHLISDILSLPEFRSVYKSSNVSFMLNLIDYMLGETDFILSRNKKIVASPLNLFSPRERIIYSSFNVILLPFLMILLVIRYLYKRQLGKIE
- a CDS encoding ABC transporter permease — translated: MISFQRLSAVIYKEWKILFGTSLGFTILLLFMFLENLFFFYGAGPSSFWDRRSSDITFFFQYTSYMLLIFIPTIGMRVWAEEREMGTIELIFTLPLATWEIVLGKYVAFLAFLFIALLSTVMVPITTFVFGRPDFGLILSGYFGIFLLGATNLSIVFFISLFFQTQIASMVFSFFLLFTLYFFGIQKFTDLIGIEQFSSLQSISLQRHVETFLLGILDVYDFYFFISVSGLFLFFTYWKLRERN
- a CDS encoding ABC transporter ATP-binding protein, translated to MSHQVCWKFGPQSFFRKPFFVVGFSFPYLGIEAVRAVGLGKQFFGKWGVSGLDFHLKPGRLTALLGPNGAGKTTSMRLLAGFFRANQGYMEVEGKVYQTLPKGIREKIAYLPENGPVYRDLSVQESLWFFAKAKGIPSQQINRALTRMMEELDLGDVRNKLVATLSKGFRQRLALASTLLGDPDYLFLDEPSYGLDPIQIGQVHKIIKNLSKDKTVLISTHSLSEVEEICDDVIILSEGRMLANNSVEELKRKDKVFIQTNQDYDTFLHLLKSAGFSELKLISKSADSFFRYEVSLNDKKIEELYLLCSENKILVRELQESEESLKKIFKEITNK